A genomic stretch from Rhodobacterales bacterium HKCCA1288 includes:
- a CDS encoding DMT family transporter: protein MSKDRKSTNIKGALIALAAFGIYATHDVVIKYLGSSYSVFQIVFFSVLFGFPVTMLLLMGEPKPETLRPKYPFWTALRSIAVVFTGATAFYAFSTLPLTQTYAIIFAMPVLITLLAIPMLGERIGIRRASAVVVGLVGVLIVLRPGAADLNLGHLSALAAAFGGALVSVILRKIGSEERSVTLMLYPMMANFIVMGALLPFVYEPMPLLDMALMALVAILALLAMWLVILAYRMADAVIVAPMQYSQILWAVFFGTMFFGEGVDQATVIGAAVIIASGVYIVLREDSRPADSQKPVLRTHGRIGAPSVPRMTAILRGKEETD from the coding sequence ATGTCCAAAGATCGCAAGAGCACCAATATCAAAGGCGCATTGATCGCATTGGCGGCATTCGGAATTTACGCGACCCACGATGTGGTGATCAAATATCTTGGCTCAAGCTATTCGGTCTTTCAGATCGTGTTCTTCTCGGTTTTGTTTGGCTTTCCCGTCACCATGTTGTTGCTGATGGGCGAGCCCAAGCCAGAAACATTGCGGCCCAAATACCCGTTCTGGACAGCATTGCGGTCAATTGCGGTGGTGTTCACGGGGGCGACTGCATTTTACGCATTCTCAACCCTGCCCTTGACCCAGACCTATGCGATCATTTTTGCGATGCCAGTTCTGATCACATTGCTGGCCATCCCTATGTTGGGCGAACGCATTGGCATTCGGCGCGCAAGCGCGGTGGTCGTGGGGCTTGTCGGTGTTTTGATCGTGCTTCGACCAGGGGCGGCGGATTTGAACCTTGGGCATTTATCCGCGTTGGCGGCGGCATTTGGCGGCGCCTTAGTCTCGGTGATTTTGCGCAAGATCGGGTCTGAGGAACGCTCCGTTACCCTGATGCTTTATCCGATGATGGCCAATTTTATCGTCATGGGCGCGCTTCTGCCTTTCGTCTACGAGCCGATGCCGCTCTTGGATATGGCATTGATGGCGCTGGTCGCAATTTTGGCCTTGCTTGCGATGTGGCTTGTGATTTTGGCCTATCGCATGGCGGATGCGGTGATCGTTGCGCCCATGCAATATTCGCAGATCCTTTGGGCCGTGTTTTTTGGCACAATGTTTTTCGGCGAAGGGGTGGATCAAGCCACAGTAATCGGTGCAGCCGTTATCATCGCGTCAGGTGTTTATATCGTGCTGCGCGAAGATAGCCGTCCTGCGGATAGCCAAAAGCCTGTCTTGCGCACCCATGGCCGCATTGGGGCACCAAGCGTGCCACGGATGACGGCAATTTTGCGCGGCAAGGAAGAAACAGACTAG
- a CDS encoding iron ABC transporter permease, translating to MTEKMRITGDHWFGLLGKLVVALCLLPMIAVAIAALSGGFDTVVSLSQSVLPRYVGATLQLSVIVGLGTAVIGTGAAWLVTMTRFFGRRVLEIALALPLAFPAYVLAYAYTDLLDHPGLVQSTLRAFMGWGPRDYWFPEIRSLGGAAAMLVLVLYPYVYLLARAAFLRQSATAYIAARTLGQGPWGAFWRVSLPVARPAIAGGVLLALMETLADYGTTAYFGVQTFATGIYVSWFGLFDRAAAAQLALCLLVVALTLATFERRQRRHSRHHDAGRRFEVMEPVTLNGRAALGAILFCGLPVLFGFVLPVWILITLAADQAHILFTERYLGFLRHSLTLAAIAAFLTVGAAIALGFRARLRPTRMSKTALRVAGIGYAVPGGVIAVGLLFPFAAFDNALDHFMETNFGIDTGLLISGSIWLMIMAYMVRFMAVALNTYEAGMATLNPNMDAVARTLGHGPAPMLRRIHVPILQPSILTALLIVFVDVMKELPATLILRPFNYDTLAVQAHRLAADERLAEAAVPSLIIGAVGLIPVAILCWSLSREDR from the coding sequence ATGACTGAGAAAATGCGCATCACGGGGGATCATTGGTTTGGCCTTTTGGGCAAGCTTGTGGTCGCATTATGCCTTCTGCCGATGATTGCTGTGGCGATTGCCGCGCTTTCGGGTGGGTTCGACACAGTTGTTAGTCTTAGCCAAAGCGTTCTGCCCCGCTATGTCGGGGCGACCTTGCAACTCAGTGTGATCGTAGGGCTAGGAACGGCTGTAATTGGGACGGGTGCCGCATGGCTTGTCACCATGACGCGGTTTTTTGGGCGGCGGGTGTTGGAAATTGCCCTCGCCCTGCCTTTGGCCTTCCCAGCCTATGTTCTGGCTTATGCCTATACGGATTTGCTTGATCATCCAGGTCTTGTGCAGTCCACCTTGCGCGCCTTTATGGGATGGGGCCCTCGCGATTACTGGTTCCCTGAAATCAGATCACTTGGTGGTGCAGCGGCAATGTTGGTCTTGGTGCTTTACCCTTATGTTTATCTTCTGGCGCGCGCAGCGTTTCTGCGCCAAAGCGCTACCGCCTATATCGCGGCGCGTACGTTGGGGCAGGGGCCATGGGGCGCATTCTGGCGCGTCAGTCTGCCTGTTGCTCGCCCGGCGATTGCAGGGGGTGTGCTGCTTGCTTTGATGGAAACCTTGGCTGATTACGGAACCACCGCCTATTTCGGTGTTCAGACTTTTGCCACGGGCATCTATGTCAGTTGGTTTGGCTTGTTTGACCGCGCGGCGGCGGCGCAGCTTGCCCTGTGTCTGTTGGTTGTGGCCTTGACCCTTGCCACGTTCGAACGCCGACAGCGCCGCCATTCCCGTCATCATGACGCGGGCCGTAGATTTGAGGTGATGGAGCCTGTCACCCTCAATGGCCGCGCTGCTTTGGGGGCTATTTTATTCTGCGGTTTGCCCGTTCTCTTTGGCTTTGTTTTGCCCGTGTGGATTTTGATCACGCTTGCGGCTGATCAAGCGCATATCCTTTTCACAGAACGCTATTTGGGCTTCTTGCGGCACTCTTTGACACTTGCCGCGATTGCGGCCTTCCTGACTGTCGGGGCGGCCATTGCGCTTGGATTTCGTGCGCGCTTGCGGCCCACGCGGATGTCAAAAACGGCCCTTAGGGTAGCGGGCATTGGGTATGCTGTGCCCGGTGGTGTGATTGCGGTGGGTCTGTTGTTTCCCTTTGCGGCTTTTGACAATGCGCTTGACCACTTCATGGAGACGAATTTCGGTATTGATACGGGCCTTTTGATCAGCGGGTCGATCTGGCTGATGATCATGGCCTATATGGTGCGTTTCATGGCGGTGGCGCTGAACACCTATGAGGCGGGCATGGCCACCCTGAACCCGAATATGGACGCGGTCGCGCGCACATTGGGGCATGGGCCTGCACCTATGTTGCGGCGGATCCATGTGCCGATCTTGCAGCCTTCGATCTTGACCGCGCTGCTGATTGTTTTCGTGGATGTGATGAAGGAGCTGCCCGCCACCTTGATCCTGCGCCCCTTCAACTATGATACGCTCGCCGTGCAAGCGCACCGATTGGCCGCGGATGAACGATTGGCTGAGGCCGCAGTTCCCAGTCTGATCATCGGTGCCGTTGGTTTGATCCCAGTGGCCATTTTATGTTGGAGCCTAAGCCGAGAAGATAGGTGA
- a CDS encoding extracellular solute-binding protein, whose protein sequence is MTRPLSLLLGSVVFLTTLTAAQAQELNLYSSRHYDTDERLYSDFTAATGITINRIEGNADELIARMQAEGANSPADVFLTVDTVRLARAAEMGLLQPVESDVLETRIPSYLQDDSNQWFAFSQRARILFYDKTDVANPPQTYQDLAKPEYAGQICIRSATNVYTQNFTAALIAHLGVDAVQDWANAVVENFARAPQGGDTDQLRGIASGECDIAMSNTYYFARILRQGDDQITPDQLANIGWVFPNQNDIGAHMNVSGGGVAAHAPNRENAIAFLEYLTSDQAQQYFSAGNDEYPAVPGVGLAPSVAALGIFRPDAIDLSDIAENVGAAVEVLNTAGWE, encoded by the coding sequence ATGACCCGACCCCTCTCCCTGCTGCTTGGCAGCGTCGTTTTTCTAACCACCCTGACCGCGGCACAGGCGCAGGAATTGAACCTGTATTCATCCCGCCATTACGACACGGATGAGCGGCTATATTCTGATTTTACCGCTGCAACAGGCATCACCATCAACCGCATCGAAGGCAATGCAGATGAGCTGATCGCGCGGATGCAGGCCGAGGGCGCCAATAGCCCTGCAGATGTGTTTTTGACTGTTGACACAGTGCGCTTGGCGCGGGCTGCCGAAATGGGACTGCTGCAGCCCGTGGAAAGCGATGTGCTAGAAACCCGCATTCCTTCTTATCTTCAAGATGACAGCAACCAGTGGTTTGCGTTCTCGCAGCGCGCACGGATTTTGTTCTATGACAAAACCGATGTCGCCAACCCGCCCCAAACCTATCAAGATTTGGCCAAGCCAGAATATGCAGGCCAGATCTGCATCCGCTCTGCCACGAATGTCTATACACAGAACTTCACAGCAGCCTTGATCGCACATTTGGGTGTCGATGCTGTGCAGGACTGGGCCAACGCCGTGGTTGAAAATTTTGCCCGCGCGCCCCAAGGTGGCGACACGGATCAGCTGCGCGGCATTGCCTCTGGTGAATGTGATATTGCGATGTCGAACACCTACTACTTCGCCCGCATCCTGCGCCAAGGGGATGACCAAATCACCCCCGACCAACTGGCCAATATCGGATGGGTCTTTCCAAACCAGAACGATATCGGCGCGCATATGAACGTGTCTGGCGGTGGGGTCGCGGCCCATGCCCCGAACCGCGAGAACGCGATTGCCTTTCTGGAATATCTGACCTCGGATCAGGCGCAACAGTATTTCTCAGCGGGCAATGATGAATACCCTGCCGTTCCGGGTGTTGGCCTCGCCCCATCGGTCGCGGCACTGGGCATCTTCCGCCCTGATGCGATTGATCTGTCGGATATTGCCGAAAATGTCGGCGCAGCGGTTGAGGTTCTGAACACCGCAGGTTGGGAATAG
- a CDS encoding MFS transporter, with protein MKAGIAFLVLAYVLSQFYRAFLAVMAPVLASDIGATPQSLATASGVWFAVFAAMQIPVGIALDRIGPRLTASVLLLVGGAGGAALFATAADVRDVQIAMGLIGLGCSPVLMATYYIFARVYSAAIFATLAGVTIGIGSMGNLAAATPMAWAVEAVGWRETVWGLALVTGLVALALFLLIKDPAKPEGDQKGSLMDLLRIPALWLIFPLMLVGYAPSAGVRGLWVGPYMEDVFGLTVAQIGTVSLIMGVAMVVGSFAYGPLDRFFGTRKWVILIGNLLGALACLAIWAVPESSILTATVLVAALGLFGASFPALVAHGRSFFPPHLVGRGVTLMNLFGIGGVGVMQFASAPFFTALSGTMALPAAYGALFGVFGLAVLIGCAIYLFSEDRLD; from the coding sequence ATGAAAGCGGGCATTGCTTTTCTTGTGCTCGCCTATGTGCTGAGCCAGTTTTATCGTGCATTTTTGGCCGTCATGGCCCCTGTTTTGGCATCGGATATCGGGGCTACGCCGCAAAGCTTGGCGACAGCTTCGGGCGTGTGGTTCGCCGTTTTTGCAGCGATGCAAATTCCTGTGGGTATCGCACTTGACCGTATTGGACCGCGCCTGACCGCATCGGTGTTGCTGCTTGTTGGCGGTGCGGGGGGTGCTGCGCTGTTTGCGACTGCGGCGGATGTGCGCGATGTGCAAATTGCAATGGGGTTGATCGGATTGGGCTGTTCGCCCGTTTTGATGGCAACCTATTACATCTTTGCGCGGGTTTATTCTGCGGCCATCTTTGCCACGCTCGCAGGTGTGACGATTGGCATTGGATCAATGGGCAACTTGGCAGCTGCAACACCCATGGCTTGGGCGGTTGAGGCCGTGGGGTGGCGCGAAACTGTTTGGGGCTTGGCGCTTGTGACAGGTCTTGTTGCGCTGGCTTTGTTCCTTTTGATCAAAGACCCCGCCAAACCAGAGGGGGATCAAAAAGGCAGCTTGATGGATCTGCTGCGCATTCCTGCGCTTTGGCTTATCTTCCCGTTGATGTTAGTGGGCTATGCCCCGTCAGCGGGGGTGCGTGGCCTGTGGGTTGGGCCTTATATGGAGGATGTCTTTGGTCTAACTGTTGCTCAGATCGGCACGGTAAGCCTGATCATGGGGGTTGCGATGGTGGTGGGCAGTTTTGCCTATGGCCCGCTGGATCGGTTTTTTGGCACGCGCAAATGGGTTATCTTGATTGGGAACCTGTTGGGCGCCCTCGCCTGTTTGGCGATTTGGGCTGTGCCCGAAAGCAGTATTTTGACAGCCACCGTTCTGGTTGCGGCCTTGGGGTTATTTGGGGCGTCCTTCCCTGCCCTTGTTGCCCATGGGCGCAGCTTCTTTCCCCCGCATTTGGTTGGGCGTGGTGTGACCTTAATGAATTTGTTTGGCATCGGTGGGGTGGGTGTGATGCAATTCGCCTCAGCCCCTTTCTTCACTGCGCTGTCAGGCACGATGGCCTTGCCTGCCGCCTACGGGGCCTTGTTTGGGGTTTTTGGGCTTGCCGTTCTGATCGGATGCGCAATTTACCTCTTTAGCGAAGATCGCCTTGACTAA